From Roseibium alexandrii DFL-11, the proteins below share one genomic window:
- a CDS encoding hydroxymethylglutaryl-CoA synthase family protein: protein MDLGILAFGGYLPQSRLQRAEISKMHGWYNPGLKGLAKGERTIASWDEDAITMAVEAARDCLTGLDRSEISAVFMASTSFPFDDRQNAGVVAEALNLKSQLMTLDLAASQRAGSSGLSVALQAASGAEEPILFAASEQRKTKAASPQEMTYGDGAAAVLVGKGDVVAKFIGAHTVSADFVDHFRGAGHAYDYAWEERWLRDEGYLKIVPEAITAVLEKTGTAASDVTTFCFPAAMKRVASMLAMKAGFADEAVADNLQATCGEAGAAHPVIMLVHALETASPGDKILVTGFGQGCDALIFEVTDAIEKLAPRTAVSGHLARRRADTNYARFLTVNGLVTVEEGIRAEVDKQTGLSTHYRNRDMAQRMIGGCCSECGTLQFPKSNVCVNPNCGAIGAQEDNAFADKKARLNSFTADRLTFSPDPPAYYGMIQFEDGGRLMADFTDVDPDQELAVGMPMKLMFRVKDYDRNRGFRRYFWKATPDNDDQASAPAEAAE, encoded by the coding sequence ATGGACTTGGGAATTCTGGCCTTCGGCGGTTACTTGCCGCAAAGCCGGTTGCAACGTGCTGAAATCAGCAAGATGCACGGCTGGTACAATCCCGGCTTGAAGGGATTGGCAAAAGGCGAGCGAACGATCGCTAGCTGGGACGAAGATGCGATCACCATGGCAGTGGAAGCGGCCCGGGATTGCTTGACCGGGCTGGATCGCTCCGAGATCTCCGCGGTTTTCATGGCATCCACCAGCTTTCCTTTTGACGACCGGCAAAATGCCGGTGTGGTTGCCGAAGCATTGAACCTCAAAAGCCAGTTGATGACCCTCGATCTGGCAGCATCCCAGCGCGCGGGCAGTTCCGGGTTGTCGGTCGCCTTGCAAGCGGCTTCCGGCGCCGAAGAACCAATTCTTTTTGCCGCATCCGAACAACGCAAGACCAAGGCCGCCAGCCCGCAAGAAATGACCTATGGCGACGGCGCCGCGGCGGTTCTTGTGGGCAAAGGCGATGTGGTCGCGAAATTCATCGGGGCGCACACTGTATCTGCCGACTTTGTCGACCATTTCCGGGGGGCTGGCCACGCGTATGACTATGCCTGGGAAGAGCGCTGGCTGCGCGATGAAGGCTATTTGAAAATCGTTCCGGAGGCGATCACCGCAGTCCTTGAAAAAACGGGTACTGCGGCAAGCGATGTCACGACGTTCTGCTTCCCGGCCGCCATGAAGCGGGTCGCCAGCATGCTCGCCATGAAGGCGGGGTTTGCGGACGAGGCGGTTGCCGACAATCTCCAAGCCACTTGCGGGGAAGCGGGGGCCGCCCATCCTGTCATTATGCTGGTCCACGCTTTGGAAACCGCCAGCCCCGGAGATAAAATCCTTGTCACCGGCTTTGGCCAAGGCTGCGATGCTTTGATCTTCGAAGTGACGGACGCCATCGAAAAGCTTGCACCGAGAACCGCTGTTTCCGGCCATCTGGCCCGCCGCCGGGCGGACACAAACTACGCTCGCTTTCTCACCGTCAATGGCCTGGTCACGGTGGAAGAGGGCATAAGGGCGGAGGTCGACAAACAAACCGGCCTCTCCACCCACTATCGAAACCGGGACATGGCTCAGCGCATGATCGGAGGGTGCTGCAGTGAATGCGGCACGCTGCAGTTCCCCAAAAGCAATGTTTGCGTCAATCCAAATTGCGGCGCTATCGGCGCGCAGGAAGACAACGCGTTTGCCGACAAGAAGGCCCGGCTGAATTCCTTCACGGCCGACCGGCTGACCTTCTCTCCGGACCCGCCCGCCTATTACGGCATGATCCAGTTCGAGGACGGCGGCCGGTTGATGGCCGATTTCACCGACGTTGACCCGGATCAGGAACTGGCGGTCGGCATGCCCATGAAGCTGATGTTCCGGGTGAAGGACTACGACAGAAACCGTGGCTTCCGCCGGTACTTCTGGAAGGCAACGCCAGACAATGATGATCAGGCCAGCGCGCCAGCTGAAGCGGCCGAATAG
- a CDS encoding PaaI family thioesterase gives MTLAETSEPIGEFNKHVGFELTEWQRNHACVEVEIDSYHTNVMGVTHGGVLVSALDFACGMAGCYRPPPEPRFYCMTLTLNTNFIAPMRKGLLRAHGRKIGGGRSVFFAEGEIALPDGTLIATASGAFKLFDRKPKA, from the coding sequence ATGACCCTTGCCGAGACATCGGAGCCAATAGGGGAGTTCAACAAGCATGTCGGGTTCGAGCTGACCGAATGGCAGCGCAATCATGCGTGTGTCGAAGTCGAGATCGACAGCTATCACACCAACGTAATGGGCGTGACCCATGGCGGTGTTCTGGTGAGCGCACTCGATTTCGCGTGTGGCATGGCCGGGTGCTATCGCCCGCCTCCCGAACCACGCTTTTATTGCATGACACTGACATTAAACACGAATTTCATCGCCCCGATGCGCAAGGGGTTGTTGCGGGCACATGGCCGCAAGATCGGTGGGGGCCGATCTGTGTTTTTTGCAGAAGGAGAAATTGCGCTGCCTGACGGCACCTTGATCGCCACCGCATCCGGGGCATTCAAGCTGTTTGACAGGAAGCCGAAAGCATAA